In Duganella zoogloeoides, a single genomic region encodes these proteins:
- a CDS encoding MFS transporter gives MKNNTYNETPTRILRRQQLSLVLLVVCGVINYLDRATLAVANEYIRADLGLSLGQMGLLLSAFSWSYALCQLPVGALVDKIGPRWLLGGGLVVWSLAQAAGGFAATFGYFVLARIALGIGEAPQFPAAARVVSNWFPARARGTPTGIYNSASPLGVALAPLVLAPLIIATSWHWAFFITGAMGLVAAVVWVMLYRDPVRADMTAAEQAYLEVDEAAAAAPKANFAWWLALFRYRVTWGMMLGFFGSVYLNWVYLTWLPGYLRTERHMDLAYAGLAASVPFMCGFAGALIAGWASDRVARAASSPVTGRRNAVVIATLGMVVFTIPAALVDSNLVAVACISIVIFLANASSACAWSLATVAAPPSRVASLGALQNFGGFLGGALAPILTGYIAQTWSFVPALLAGAGIAFMGAMSYLFLVTKPIPE, from the coding sequence ATGAAAAATAATACCTATAACGAGACCCCCACCCGCATCCTGCGCCGCCAGCAACTTTCGCTGGTGCTGCTGGTCGTCTGCGGCGTGATCAACTACCTCGACCGCGCCACGCTGGCCGTGGCCAACGAATACATCCGCGCCGACCTGGGGCTGTCGCTGGGGCAGATGGGATTGCTGCTGTCGGCGTTTTCGTGGAGCTATGCGCTGTGCCAGTTACCGGTGGGCGCGCTGGTGGACAAGATCGGGCCGCGCTGGCTGCTCGGCGGCGGCCTGGTGGTGTGGTCGCTGGCGCAGGCGGCCGGCGGTTTTGCGGCCACGTTCGGCTACTTCGTGCTGGCGCGCATTGCACTGGGCATCGGCGAAGCGCCGCAGTTTCCGGCGGCGGCGCGCGTGGTCAGCAACTGGTTCCCGGCCCGCGCGCGCGGCACGCCGACCGGCATTTACAACTCGGCCTCGCCGCTGGGCGTGGCGCTGGCGCCGCTGGTGCTCGCGCCCCTGATCATCGCCACCAGCTGGCACTGGGCGTTCTTCATCACCGGCGCCATGGGCCTGGTGGCGGCCGTGGTGTGGGTGATGCTGTACCGCGACCCGGTGCGCGCGGACATGACGGCCGCAGAGCAAGCCTATCTCGAAGTGGACGAGGCGGCTGCTGCCGCTCCCAAGGCGAACTTCGCCTGGTGGCTGGCACTGTTCCGCTACCGCGTTACCTGGGGCATGATGCTCGGCTTCTTTGGTTCCGTATATCTGAACTGGGTGTATCTGACCTGGCTGCCCGGCTACCTGCGCACCGAGCGCCACATGGACCTGGCGTACGCGGGACTGGCGGCGTCGGTGCCGTTCATGTGCGGCTTTGCCGGCGCGCTGATCGCCGGCTGGGCCTCCGACCGCGTGGCGCGCGCGGCGTCTTCGCCGGTAACGGGCCGGCGCAACGCGGTGGTGATCGCCACGCTGGGCATGGTGGTGTTTACCATTCCGGCGGCGCTGGTGGACAGCAATCTGGTCGCGGTGGCGTGCATCTCGATCGTGATTTTCCTGGCCAACGCTTCGTCGGCCTGCGCGTGGTCGCTGGCGACGGTGGCGGCGCCGCCGAGCCGGGTGGCCTCGTTGGGTGCGCTGCAAAACTTCGGCGGCTTCTTGGGCGGTGCGCTGGCGCCGATACTCACCGGTTACATCGCGCAGACGTGGTCGTTCGTGCCGGCGCTGCTGGCGGGGGCGGGGATTGCGTTCATGGGGGCGATGTCGTATCTGTTCCTGGTGACGAAGCCGATTCCGGAGTGA
- a CDS encoding DUF3597 domain-containing protein, whose translation MGILSNIFHKIFPASHPAIAQAPQGTSVPAPANPAAVPTAPASPSVPAADTTAAPAAVHLSEVDVESILNTKAQQAGQPLNWRTSIVDLLKLLDLDSSLQSRKDLAQELHYSGDTGDSAKMNVWLHRQVMNKLAENGGKVPADLKD comes from the coding sequence ATGGGCATACTGAGCAACATTTTTCACAAAATCTTCCCGGCCTCGCACCCGGCCATCGCCCAGGCGCCGCAAGGCACCAGCGTGCCGGCGCCAGCCAACCCTGCTGCCGTGCCCACCGCACCGGCGTCGCCGTCCGTGCCTGCCGCAGACACCACCGCCGCGCCAGCGGCCGTGCACCTGTCCGAAGTGGACGTGGAGTCCATCCTCAACACCAAAGCGCAGCAAGCTGGCCAGCCGCTCAACTGGCGCACGTCGATTGTCGATCTGCTGAAATTGCTGGACCTTGACAGCAGCCTGCAATCGCGCAAGGATCTGGCGCAGGAACTGCACTACAGCGGCGACACCGGCGACTCGGCCAAGATGAACGTCTGGCTGCACCGCCAGGTCATGAACAAGCTGGCGGAGAACGGCGGCAAGGTGCCGGCCGACCTGAAAGACTGA
- a CDS encoding arylsulfatase, producing MPAPRLLHVIQRSLIGLSVTSALVLAGCSESARAPLSEAAPAIKKKPNILYIMADDLGYSDIGAFGGEIDTPNLDALVKQGRLLTNHHTGTVCAITRAMLVSGTDHHLVGEGHMGAPNDERRGLPGYEGFLNDSSLSFAQLLRDNGYHTYMAGKWHLGSAIAGGAVTTAGKTPDQWGFERSYALLAGAAANHYAHEREGSTNYTEDGKFVQPGQPGQPGGAGGEPFYSTDFYTRRLISYIDGNKADGKPFFAYAAYTSPHWPLQVSEPWLSKYKGKYDAGYEAVRDARIARQKQLGIIPADFTPYPGAPETTSRSPATAGFNTASAKYINANNGMAQGYADYGPGKVNKKWASLTALEKKAQARYMEIYAGMVDNLDHNIGLLIQHLKDIGEYDNTYIMFQSDNGAEGWPIDSGADPRLTDEANATEPVYATLGTDNGAQAARRLQYGLRWAEVSATPFRLTKGYAGEGSVATPLIVRLPGQTARLPNLSALTHITDNTATFLALAGVTPPTQTAPAAIDASGVDRGRGKVVYNGRNVYPVTGKSLLPLLQGSTASVRTEPLGHESYGRAYLISADGKWKALWNEPPTGPLDGRWQLYDLTRDRGETTDVAAQNQALTNTMVGEWQQFMQRVGGVEPLKPQGYY from the coding sequence ATGCCCGCTCCACGCCTGCTGCACGTCATTCAACGAAGCCTGATCGGCCTGTCCGTCACCAGCGCCCTGGTACTGGCCGGCTGCAGCGAGTCCGCCAGGGCGCCGCTGTCCGAAGCGGCGCCGGCGATCAAGAAAAAGCCGAACATTCTCTACATCATGGCCGACGACCTCGGCTATTCCGACATCGGCGCCTTCGGCGGCGAGATCGACACGCCCAACCTCGATGCGCTGGTCAAACAGGGACGGTTGCTGACCAACCACCACACCGGCACCGTCTGCGCCATCACGCGCGCCATGCTGGTGTCGGGCACCGACCACCACCTGGTGGGCGAAGGCCACATGGGCGCGCCCAACGATGAACGGCGTGGCCTGCCCGGCTACGAAGGCTTCCTCAACGACAGCTCGCTGTCGTTTGCCCAGCTGCTGCGCGATAACGGCTACCACACCTACATGGCCGGCAAGTGGCACCTCGGTTCGGCGATTGCCGGCGGCGCCGTCACCACTGCCGGCAAGACGCCGGACCAGTGGGGTTTCGAGCGCAGCTACGCGCTGCTGGCCGGCGCCGCCGCCAACCATTACGCCCACGAACGAGAAGGCTCCACCAACTACACGGAAGACGGCAAGTTCGTGCAGCCGGGACAACCGGGCCAGCCCGGCGGCGCCGGCGGCGAACCGTTTTATTCGACCGATTTTTATACCAGGCGCCTGATCTCTTACATCGACGGCAACAAGGCCGACGGCAAGCCGTTCTTTGCGTACGCCGCCTACACGTCGCCGCACTGGCCGCTGCAAGTGTCGGAGCCGTGGCTGTCGAAGTACAAGGGCAAGTACGACGCCGGCTACGAAGCGGTGCGCGATGCGCGCATCGCCCGCCAGAAGCAGCTCGGCATCATCCCGGCCGACTTCACGCCGTACCCGGGGGCACCGGAAACCACGTCGCGCAGCCCCGCCACGGCCGGCTTCAATACGGCTAGTGCCAAGTACATCAACGCCAACAACGGCATGGCGCAGGGCTATGCCGATTACGGTCCGGGCAAGGTCAACAAGAAGTGGGCCAGCTTGACCGCGCTGGAAAAGAAAGCGCAGGCGCGCTACATGGAAATCTACGCCGGCATGGTCGATAACCTCGACCACAACATCGGCCTGCTGATCCAGCATTTGAAGGACATCGGCGAATACGACAACACCTACATCATGTTCCAGTCCGATAACGGCGCCGAAGGCTGGCCGATCGACAGCGGCGCCGACCCCAGGCTGACCGACGAAGCCAACGCCACCGAACCGGTGTACGCCACGCTGGGCACCGACAACGGCGCCCAGGCAGCCAGGCGTCTGCAATACGGGCTGCGCTGGGCCGAGGTGAGCGCCACGCCGTTCCGCCTGACCAAGGGCTATGCCGGCGAAGGCAGCGTCGCCACGCCGCTGATCGTGCGCCTGCCGGGCCAGACCGCGCGCCTGCCCAACCTGAGCGCCCTCACCCACATCACCGACAACACCGCGACGTTCCTGGCGCTGGCCGGGGTGACGCCGCCCACCCAGACTGCGCCGGCCGCGATCGACGCCAGCGGCGTCGATCGCGGCCGGGGCAAGGTGGTGTACAACGGCCGCAACGTCTATCCCGTCACCGGCAAGTCGCTGCTGCCGCTGCTGCAAGGCAGCACCGCCAGCGTGCGCACCGAACCGCTCGGACATGAATCATACGGCCGCGCCTACCTGATCAGCGCCGACGGCAAGTGGAAGGCGCTGTGGAACGAGCCGCCGACAGGTCCGCTCGACGGCCGCTGGCAACTGTACGACCTCACGCGCGACCGCGGCGAAACCACCGACGTCGCCGCGCAAAACCAGGCGCTGACCAACACCATGGTCGGAGAGTGGCAGCAATTCATGCAGCGCGTGGGCGGCGTGGAGCCACTGAAACCGCAGGGCTATTACTGA
- a CDS encoding SUMF1/EgtB/PvdO family nonheme iron enzyme: protein MGVASRSRAWRMALPALALGAALLALVWHTSASNALTGAPAARLGSEPSCAAYSGLPAGWGADPHAGMVQVKGGSFIFGSERGYPDERPAQPGATRVAGFWIDRTEVTQAQFAAFVAATGYVTEAERQGAGVVFHVPTAEELQQRPYAWWTLEKGAQWRTAQAAAPSPSPSPSPSPSPSPSPASAPVKVPGGHLPVTLVTQADALAYAHWLGRDLPTEAEWEYAGKAGRSDNQLDTAPTDAAGKPAANYWQGAFPQLDVAADGHAGIAPVGCYAPNGFGLYDMIGNVWEWTQDPYTGPRQPHANGDTAIAAGRIAGAGNAPNAADIANAANATMVIKGGSFLCAPDYCVRYRASARESQERDLAATHIGFRTVRRDLTAAHLDVVSGKISR, encoded by the coding sequence ATGGGCGTAGCGTCACGCAGCAGGGCCTGGCGCATGGCGTTGCCAGCGCTGGCCTTGGGCGCCGCGCTGCTGGCGTTGGTGTGGCATACCAGCGCCAGCAATGCGCTGACCGGAGCACCGGCGGCCAGGCTGGGCAGCGAACCATCGTGCGCCGCCTACAGCGGCCTGCCCGCCGGCTGGGGCGCCGATCCTCACGCGGGCATGGTGCAAGTAAAAGGCGGCAGCTTCATCTTCGGCAGTGAGCGCGGCTACCCGGACGAGCGTCCCGCGCAGCCCGGCGCCACCCGCGTTGCCGGCTTCTGGATCGACCGCACGGAAGTGACGCAAGCGCAGTTTGCCGCGTTCGTGGCAGCCACTGGCTATGTAACGGAAGCGGAACGGCAAGGCGCCGGCGTGGTGTTCCACGTGCCGACAGCGGAAGAACTGCAACAACGGCCGTACGCCTGGTGGACGCTGGAAAAAGGCGCGCAGTGGCGCACGGCGCAAGCTGCCGCGCCATCGCCATCGCCATCGCCATCGCCATCGCCATCGCCATCGCCATCGCCAGCATCAGCCCCGGTCAAAGTACCCGGCGGCCACCTGCCAGTGACCCTGGTCACGCAAGCCGACGCGCTGGCCTACGCGCACTGGCTGGGCCGCGATCTGCCTACCGAGGCGGAATGGGAATACGCCGGCAAAGCCGGCCGCAGCGACAATCAACTCGACACCGCGCCGACGGACGCCGCAGGCAAGCCCGCCGCCAACTACTGGCAAGGCGCGTTTCCGCAACTCGATGTCGCCGCTGACGGCCATGCGGGCATTGCCCCCGTGGGCTGCTACGCGCCCAACGGCTTCGGCCTGTACGACATGATCGGCAACGTCTGGGAATGGACGCAAGACCCCTACACCGGCCCGCGCCAGCCGCACGCCAATGGCGATACCGCCATCGCAGCCGGCCGCATCGCCGGTGCCGGCAACGCGCCCAACGCAGCTGATATCGCCAATGCTGCCAACGCCACGATGGTGATCAAGGGCGGCTCATTCCTGTGCGCTCCCGACTATTGCGTACGCTACCGGGCCTCGGCGCGCGAGTCGCAGGAACGCGACCTGGCCGCAACGCACATCGGCTTTCGCACGGTGCGAAGGGACCTGACTGCCGCTCACCTGGATGTCGTGTCGGGAAAGATCAGCCGATAA
- a CDS encoding Fic family protein, with protein MLQRALAAEVFAHPADLASKGTALENFAFFEAYFSNFIEGTTFEVAEAKQIVFEGAIIANRSQDSHDVLGTFQAANAAPWRNQPAATAQDFLGWLKSVNALVMQARPDQLPGQWKEQRNMAGNTLFVLPEQVPGTLVEGYERIRALTDPVARALMTMFVVSEVHPFKDGNGRTARLAMNCILSAAGICRIMVPTVYREDYLLPLKRLSNDRDASPYVRSMTRAHDWTSRFDYEQPLHDVQMQLARCNAFQEDLRNYRLIFPDTTSR; from the coding sequence ATGCTGCAGCGCGCGCTGGCTGCCGAGGTGTTTGCGCACCCCGCCGATCTTGCTAGCAAGGGTACGGCGCTGGAAAATTTCGCATTCTTCGAAGCATATTTTTCGAATTTTATCGAAGGCACCACGTTCGAGGTGGCCGAGGCCAAGCAGATCGTGTTCGAGGGTGCGATCATTGCCAATCGCTCGCAGGATTCGCATGACGTTCTCGGCACTTTCCAGGCCGCGAACGCAGCGCCATGGCGCAACCAGCCGGCGGCAACTGCGCAAGACTTTCTCGGCTGGCTCAAAAGCGTCAACGCCCTCGTCATGCAGGCGCGTCCCGACCAACTGCCGGGTCAATGGAAAGAACAGCGCAACATGGCAGGCAACACACTATTCGTCTTGCCCGAACAGGTGCCAGGAACCCTGGTCGAAGGCTACGAGCGTATTCGTGCATTGACTGACCCGGTGGCACGCGCACTGATGACGATGTTCGTCGTGTCGGAAGTCCACCCGTTCAAGGACGGCAACGGACGCACGGCCCGGCTGGCGATGAATTGCATACTCAGCGCGGCCGGCATTTGCCGGATCATGGTACCCACCGTGTATCGCGAAGACTATCTGTTACCCCTCAAGCGCCTATCGAACGACCGCGATGCCAGCCCGTATGTGCGCAGCATGACGCGTGCCCATGACTGGACATCGCGCTTCGACTACGAGCAGCCGCTCCACGACGTCCAGATGCAACTTGCGCGGTGTAATGCGTTTCAGGAAGATTTGCGCAATTATCGGCTGATCTTTCCCGACACGACATCCAGGTGA
- a CDS encoding aldo/keto reductase — protein MSIREQLQGKLGFGTAPLGNMYRDIPPDEAIATVDAAWDQGIRFFDTAPLYGAGLAEIRLGEALARRPRDEYVLSTKIGRVILDELEDPLARDMGEKGGLFEFGLKNKIVNDYSADATLRSIEASLQRLKTDRLDIVWVHDVAQDFFGDEWLAQYEIARTGAFRVLDRLRDEGVIKGWGLGVNRVEPLELTLDLDEPKPDAFLLAGRYTLLDHERALQRLMPAAAAQHVDIVVGGPYSSGILAGGTHFEYAKAPPAIVEKVARLTALATRHGISIKAAALQFALAHPAVASVIPGASRPERLLEDQAALRQAVPAAFWQALREQGLVSALAPLPGA, from the coding sequence ATGAGCATTCGTGAACAACTGCAAGGCAAACTCGGCTTCGGCACCGCCCCGCTGGGCAATATGTACCGCGACATTCCCCCGGACGAGGCGATTGCCACGGTCGATGCGGCCTGGGACCAGGGCATCCGCTTTTTTGACACCGCACCGCTGTACGGCGCCGGCCTGGCCGAGATCCGCCTCGGCGAAGCGCTGGCCCGCCGGCCGCGCGACGAATACGTCCTGAGCACCAAGATCGGCCGGGTCATCCTCGACGAACTGGAAGACCCGCTGGCGCGCGACATGGGAGAGAAGGGCGGCCTGTTCGAGTTCGGCCTGAAAAACAAGATCGTCAACGACTATAGCGCCGACGCCACGCTGCGCTCGATCGAAGCAAGCCTGCAGCGCCTCAAGACCGACCGCCTCGACATTGTCTGGGTGCACGACGTGGCTCAGGATTTCTTTGGCGACGAATGGCTGGCGCAATACGAGATCGCCCGCACCGGCGCCTTCCGCGTGCTGGACCGCCTGCGCGACGAAGGCGTGATCAAGGGCTGGGGCCTGGGCGTAAACCGGGTCGAGCCGCTCGAGTTGACGCTCGACCTCGACGAACCGAAGCCGGATGCCTTCCTGCTGGCCGGCCGCTACACGCTGCTCGACCACGAGCGCGCGCTGCAACGCCTGATGCCGGCCGCCGCCGCGCAACACGTGGACATCGTCGTCGGCGGTCCGTACAGCTCGGGCATCCTGGCCGGCGGCACGCATTTCGAATACGCCAAGGCGCCGCCTGCCATCGTCGAGAAAGTGGCACGCCTGACCGCGCTGGCCACCCGCCACGGCATCAGCATCAAGGCCGCCGCCTTGCAGTTCGCGCTGGCGCATCCGGCAGTGGCCAGCGTAATTCCGGGCGCCAGCCGTCCCGAGCGCCTGCTGGAAGACCAGGCCGCACTGCGCCAGGCGGTGCCGGCAGCGTTCTGGCAGGCGTTGCGCGAGCAGGGGCTGGTGTCGGCGCTGGCGCCATTGCCGGGCGCATGA
- a CDS encoding LysR substrate-binding domain-containing protein: protein MLDIRQLQYFVAVAEEEHVGRAAERLHISQSPLSRQIAQLEEKLGLTLFERSLQRIRLTRDGRTFLTETRAFLVHATRLEAMARRLGRGDEGGLCIGYIDNAMHAGVLPDGLRTLRAERPQVHVALYNLHSAEQVEGLRQRSLDIALLCEPPAPDDADLDCALVRSEPMLLALPDAHPLAALAMLAPADLAAQDWILVRHKETALQHDNFIAECARAGFTPRVRMEATEPMTALGLVGAGLGIAMVQQGLRHQAPPGVVLRELPWFSYRTPLWVAWHRINLRPLVADFRAMLLAGASAAVMQEARMTPSMTSSMTPPTTPQR from the coding sequence ATGCTCGATATTCGCCAGTTGCAATACTTCGTCGCCGTGGCCGAGGAAGAACACGTGGGGCGTGCTGCCGAGCGCCTGCACATTTCGCAGTCGCCGCTGAGCCGGCAGATCGCCCAGCTCGAGGAAAAGCTGGGATTGACCCTGTTCGAGCGCAGTCTGCAGCGCATCCGCCTCACCCGCGACGGCCGTACCTTCCTGACCGAAACCCGCGCCTTCCTGGTCCATGCCACGCGCCTGGAAGCCATGGCGCGCCGCCTGGGCCGCGGTGACGAGGGCGGGCTGTGCATCGGCTACATCGACAACGCCATGCACGCAGGCGTGCTGCCCGACGGCCTGCGCACGCTGCGCGCCGAGCGCCCGCAAGTGCACGTGGCGCTCTACAACCTGCATTCGGCCGAGCAGGTCGAGGGCCTGCGCCAGCGCAGCCTCGATATTGCCCTGTTATGCGAACCGCCGGCGCCCGATGACGCCGATCTCGATTGTGCGCTGGTGCGCAGCGAGCCGATGCTGCTGGCGCTGCCCGACGCGCACCCGCTGGCCGCGTTGGCCATGCTGGCACCGGCCGACCTGGCGGCGCAGGACTGGATCCTGGTGCGGCACAAGGAGACCGCGCTCCAGCACGACAACTTCATCGCCGAGTGCGCGCGGGCGGGCTTTACCCCGCGCGTGCGCATGGAAGCGACCGAACCGATGACGGCGCTGGGCCTGGTCGGCGCGGGTCTGGGCATCGCCATGGTGCAGCAGGGTTTGCGGCACCAGGCGCCGCCGGGCGTGGTGCTGCGCGAACTGCCGTGGTTCAGCTACCGCACGCCGCTATGGGTGGCCTGGCACCGCATCAATTTGCGGCCGCTGGTGGCAGACTTCCGCGCCATGCTGCTCGCTGGCGCCAGCGCTGCAGTCATGCAGGAGGCCCGCATGACGCCATCCATGACGTCATCCATGACGCCACCGACGACGCCACAGCGATGA
- a CDS encoding aminotransferase class V-fold PLP-dependent enzyme has translation MPPTITSVAADDTAFWDAVRAQYAPSPDFINLENGYFGMPANPVRAALRRYQDEVDAESSYFLRQRWPDRLAQVRQALAAFTGVDADELLITRSAVESLNIVLQGYPFAPGDAIVYAHHDYDSALDIVATLAARRGVVPVPVDVPLDAVSDAAIVAAYESAITPRTRVVLLTHIVHRTGQIMPVAALAAMARARGIDVIIDAAHSLAQLDYRVPQLGAQFVVANLHKWVGAPLGTGLLYIARERIADIAPFYADTSHAAGDIDKLGHVGAVPPAPVMAIEDALAFHAQIGTANKEARLRWLARRWMDAVRHVPGVRLYTPADPARHCALGAFGIDGMAAADVARRLMDQHRIFTVVRQLGEVSLVRVTPHLFTRAQDVDALAAAIIGLAASAR, from the coding sequence GTGCCACCAACGATCACCAGCGTCGCTGCCGACGACACCGCGTTCTGGGACGCGGTCCGCGCGCAGTACGCGCCATCACCCGACTTCATCAACCTGGAAAACGGCTACTTCGGCATGCCCGCCAACCCGGTGCGCGCCGCCTTGCGCCGCTACCAGGATGAAGTCGATGCCGAAAGCAGCTATTTCCTGCGCCAGCGCTGGCCCGACCGCCTGGCACAGGTGCGCCAGGCGCTGGCCGCATTCACCGGCGTCGATGCCGACGAACTGCTGATCACGCGCAGCGCCGTGGAGTCGCTCAACATCGTGTTGCAGGGCTATCCGTTCGCACCCGGCGACGCCATCGTCTATGCCCACCACGACTACGACAGCGCGCTCGACATCGTCGCCACCCTGGCTGCACGGCGCGGCGTGGTGCCGGTGCCGGTGGACGTACCGCTCGATGCTGTCAGCGACGCCGCCATCGTCGCCGCGTACGAATCCGCCATCACGCCGCGCACGCGGGTGGTGCTGCTCACCCACATCGTGCACCGCACGGGCCAGATCATGCCGGTGGCGGCGCTGGCGGCCATGGCGCGCGCACGCGGCATCGACGTCATCATCGACGCCGCCCATTCGTTGGCGCAGCTTGACTACCGGGTACCGCAACTGGGCGCGCAGTTCGTCGTCGCCAACCTGCACAAGTGGGTGGGCGCGCCGCTGGGCACGGGGCTGCTGTACATCGCGCGTGAACGCATTGCCGACATTGCGCCGTTCTACGCCGACACCAGCCATGCCGCCGGCGATATCGACAAGCTGGGACACGTGGGCGCGGTACCGCCGGCGCCGGTCATGGCGATCGAGGATGCGCTGGCGTTCCACGCGCAGATCGGCACGGCCAACAAGGAAGCACGCCTGCGCTGGCTGGCGCGGCGCTGGATGGACGCGGTGCGCCACGTGCCCGGCGTGCGCCTGTACACACCCGCCGATCCGGCGCGCCACTGCGCGCTGGGCGCCTTCGGCATCGACGGCATGGCGGCGGCGGACGTGGCGCGGCGGCTGATGGACCAGCACCGCATCTTCACCGTGGTGCGCCAGCTGGGCGAGGTGTCACTGGTGCGGGTAACGCCGCACCTCTTTACGCGCGCGCAGGATGTCGATGCGCTGGCGGCGGCAATTATCGGGCTGGCGGCGTCAGCGCGGTGA
- a CDS encoding nidogen-like domain-containing protein, which produces MKKITLCALLSLFAFSNYAAAGPVTSGFNNLGTVAVCDDCYTPEVTLGFNANYFGNTFDTTYVSNNGYVTFGSGQGTYTPTGLTANYFGAPIIAPFFSDVDTRAAAGGTVTYGNGTYAGQNAFGVTWNQVGYYQARDDKLNTFQLILVDRNATGAGNFDIYFNYDQVQWETGEADLGVNGLGGISASVGFANGSGAAGTYNQLAGSLVNGALLDGGIHSLAAGTNNGVTGQYLFQVRNGVITAVPEPETYAMLVAGLGLVGAMSRRRQRSKAAV; this is translated from the coding sequence ATGAAAAAAATCACGCTTTGCGCCTTGCTGTCGCTGTTCGCCTTCTCCAACTACGCCGCTGCCGGCCCCGTGACCAGCGGTTTTAATAACCTGGGTACCGTCGCGGTGTGCGACGATTGCTATACCCCCGAGGTGACGCTCGGTTTTAATGCCAATTATTTCGGCAATACCTTCGATACCACGTATGTCAGCAATAACGGTTATGTCACCTTCGGTAGCGGGCAGGGCACTTATACCCCTACCGGACTGACCGCCAATTATTTCGGCGCACCGATCATTGCGCCATTTTTCTCCGACGTCGATACCCGGGCGGCGGCCGGCGGCACGGTTACTTACGGCAACGGCACCTACGCCGGCCAGAACGCTTTCGGCGTGACCTGGAACCAGGTCGGCTATTACCAGGCGCGCGACGACAAGCTCAATACCTTCCAGCTGATCCTGGTGGACCGCAACGCCACCGGCGCCGGCAATTTCGACATTTATTTCAACTATGACCAGGTGCAATGGGAAACCGGTGAAGCTGACCTGGGCGTTAACGGCCTCGGCGGCATCTCGGCCTCGGTGGGCTTTGCCAACGGCAGCGGCGCGGCCGGCACCTACAACCAGCTGGCCGGCTCGCTGGTCAACGGCGCGCTGCTCGATGGCGGCATCCACTCGCTTGCCGCCGGCACCAACAATGGCGTCACCGGCCAGTACCTGTTCCAGGTGCGCAATGGCGTGATCACCGCCGTGCCCGAACCGGAAACCTATGCCATGCTGGTCGCCGGCCTGGGCCTGGTGGGCGCCATGAGCCGCCGCCGCCAGCGCAGCAAGGCCGCCGTTTGA
- a CDS encoding LysR substrate-binding domain-containing protein has product MLLREIEIFRAVMTAGSASKAARLLNLTQPAVSLSLRKLETHAGLALFERVRGKLVPTQEAHALLAEVHRCFVGLDAIEHRLRSLRQFGVNRIRIASLPGMGVGFLPRVLSELKLSERKVTVSLQIMSSRDVRARLLAGEADIGLMADEVSADGLEHSVFARYNGVVALPLKHPLARRKVIRPSDLARYPFLALNPEDGASVRLDAIFRAHGVVPETVVETPYTISLCELVRHNVGIAIVNPVTALDYAGRDILLRRFSETLAYGCQLAMPAGRPLTPFAQQLLATMRTRLAADLAGLDAWLERDH; this is encoded by the coding sequence ATGCTGCTCCGTGAAATCGAGATCTTCCGCGCCGTGATGACGGCCGGCTCCGCCAGCAAGGCGGCGCGCCTGCTCAACCTGACGCAGCCGGCCGTGAGCCTGTCGCTGCGCAAGCTGGAAACCCATGCGGGCCTGGCGCTGTTCGAGCGCGTGCGCGGCAAGCTGGTCCCCACCCAGGAGGCGCACGCGCTGCTGGCCGAAGTGCACCGCTGCTTCGTCGGGCTCGACGCCATCGAGCACCGGCTGCGCAGCCTGCGCCAGTTCGGCGTCAACCGCATCCGCATCGCCAGCCTGCCGGGCATGGGCGTGGGTTTCCTGCCGCGCGTGCTGAGCGAATTGAAGCTTAGCGAGCGCAAGGTGACGGTGTCATTGCAGATCATGTCGTCGCGCGACGTGCGCGCGCGCCTGCTGGCGGGCGAGGCCGATATCGGCCTGATGGCCGACGAGGTCAGTGCCGATGGTCTCGAACACTCGGTGTTCGCACGCTACAACGGCGTGGTGGCGCTGCCGTTGAAACACCCGCTGGCGCGCAGGAAGGTGATACGCCCGAGCGACCTGGCGCGCTACCCGTTTTTGGCGCTCAATCCCGAGGACGGCGCCAGCGTGCGGCTCGACGCCATCTTCCGCGCCCACGGCGTGGTGCCCGAAACCGTTGTCGAGACACCGTATACGATCAGCTTATGCGAGCTGGTACGCCACAACGTGGGCATCGCCATCGTCAACCCGGTCACCGCGCTCGACTACGCGGGCCGCGACATCCTGCTGCGGCGCTTTTCGGAAACCCTCGCCTACGGCTGCCAGCTGGCCATGCCGGCAGGGCGGCCGCTGACACCGTTCGCCCAGCAACTGCTGGCCACCATGCGCACGCGGCTGGCGGCGGACCTCGCCGGGCTGGACGCGTGGCTGGAGAGAGATCACTGA